Below is a genomic region from Capsicum annuum cultivar UCD-10X-F1 unplaced genomic scaffold, UCD10Xv1.1 ctg78262, whole genome shotgun sequence.
CCCACAAATCGTTCTTTTGCTTGATATCATCCTTGAACTAGTATATCAATATTTCACCAGCATATACTCAAGCACAACCAGTATTTGAAAAACAAATATGCGGCTGCTTACCTTCTTTGTTGTCACCTTGCATGACAATGCTATATCAAGTGGAGTCTGGTTTTCTTTGTTAAATGACATCTTCTTTGCCCTAGGATGGTTTATTAATTCAGGCACATGGTTACCAGAGGCAGCAAGCAAATGGAGAGGAGTGTTGCCGTTACTATCTGGCTCATCAACAAGGCTGTCGCACTTATCAGAGCCTAATAAGATGCGGACTACCTTGTCTTGATTTTTCAATACGGCAATATGAAGAGCATTTTGATTGTTGCTGTTAAGCGTATCGCAACAATCAGGGCAGTGATTTAATAGCTTCTTTATCATGTTTACGTCACCTTCACAGGCTGCAATGTGAATTGCTGTCGTCCAGTCATTTTCACTGCCTGCCGGAAGGTACACTAAGGATTTTTTCCACCCCAGCATATCAGAAACTACGTCTTTCAGTCCTAATTTGACAGCATAGTGCAGTGAATTCCAACCCCATAAGTCAGGTTCCTCGCATAAAGGCTTATTCCATTGCCAAAGTGATCTAATGCAATCTGGATGTGTCAACACGATAAATGCATAAATAATGGGTTAGATATTCTTGCAAATATAGTTGCACAACAGACATTACGAAATCATCAACAAAAATTgcagataaatattttttagagcAGTCACATAGCTATAATCCGAGTgatacataattttatttcacGCATTTATACCATTTTAAATGGTAAAGATATCAGATGCAGCTCCTCTTTAGAGAGCCTTTAATTTCATCCAGTTTCTCGAGTACCATTTGAATCTAATGGAAAAATTAGCTATCTCACAATCAACAATCCCCTCTTCTCCTCTTCCACGAGTGAAACAACTTCCATTACCAGTAAAATGGATATCAAATTTAGGATGCTGCAAAAACCAGTTCATTGGAAAAGACAAGTGCTGTCACCTGTATCGCTGTTAGAAAATCCACAAATGCAACATACcgagtgtattcccacatagtggggtctggggagggtaaaatatacgcagcccataccactaccttcgaagaagtagagaggctgtttagAAAAAATttttagtcaaagaatataaagTTGCACAGAGATACTGAAATGACATGGCTCAACCCACCCCTCCGCTAAGTCTTCTTCTTTtcccttctattttttcttacgGCAGAATATCTATTCAGGTGGGACAAAAACTGTTTGACATTAAATAACCACATGACGATTGATTTTGGTTGGCTAGTTTAGAAAGTCACGGGAGCAGGCCAAAATTTCTTTGTTCACATCATTCTCTACACCTTGGCGAAATAGTCTTTTGGAGAGGAGAAGAGGGATTGGGATAGTTGTCTGAGATTAACTAGGAAGAAAATTAGTCCATTGGATTATAAGTTGATGCGGCTAATAGAGGATCCTGTTGAGACTATCGAAATGATTAATCCAAACTTATGTAGGCGATGTTAATTATGGGAAAATCAACTGAGGTTAGATATtgatactgaaaataataaaaattttgtaCCTTTATGTTCCTGAATTACTGCTGCATGCAGCGGCGTTCTATTAGATGGACCTGCAGCATAAGTTGGATTATTGCAGGATTCCAAGATGTTAATCAAAGCATCATGAAAACCAGATTCAGCCGCCAGATACAGTGGCGTCTCTTGTGCATGATTAGGTGGAAATTCGAATTCAGAATCTTCTTTCACTAAGAGCTTAACCACATCTAGATGTTGGCTCCGCACGGCCTTGTGCAGGGCTGTATCTCCACTAGCATCTGTTATCCTTGTGAGTTTATCACTAGTATTATGATCTTCGACACATGCAAGTAGCACACGGACAACTTCAGTATGCCCTTCGTTAGCTGCTATGTGAAGAGCggtttcatttttcttgttttgacagCATAACATTGCCGGAGAAATCTTAAGGACTTCTGCCGCGAAATGGGAGTGGCCGTAGAGGGCTGCGACATGAAGGACCGTGTTACCCTTTGGAGTGACTTGGTATCCATATTCTTCATCCCTTATCAAATGATAATAGACATCTCTGATATTTCCTCTCATCACAGCACTGAACAAGATTGGATCCATTCCTTTTGATAATCCTGTGTGTCCTTTGCTTTATCTGAGTGAAACATTATTATATAGGAAAAACTAATTAGATTCTTAATGAATCTCAAAGAAGAAAGGGATCTGGTGCTTTCCTTGATCACAGGAAAGGGATTTTGatgttttcatatttttgcttTCATGTCAAAAACTGAaagaatataatgaatatgaaCAGTTTTGAGAACTTATTAAACCTCCCAAGACAAAAGTAATACTTGGATCTCGTAAAATTCACTTCATCTTGTGATTCCTTTCtcataaaaaaaaacaagcaGAGTAGTCGATTACttaagaaacaaacaaaacatgaCAACAGAACAAAGAAAATCTTGTCACCAACTCAAATGAGAAAAACTTAACGAAATAATAATGGCGATATTACCTATAGGCAGCTGCAAAATACTCGAATTTACAAGTTAAGAAaggaaccaaaaaaagaaaaaagagaaaaacaagagAATATCATCATAGGTTGCTTCTTAAGCACCAAAATGAATGTCATTTCTCCAAAAGAAAAGATTGCAGTGTAAAGCATCGTAGCTATGCGTAGGATCCGGGGAAGAGGGACAGATCACATGGatctattgtacgcaaccttaccttgcagtTCTGCCAGATgatgtttccaaggcttgaacccgtgacctcctagtcacatgacaacaacaTTACCAGTTTCTCCAAGGTCACAGAAAGCTATGCGTAGGGTTGAGGGAAGAGAGCtagaccacaagggtctattgcaccgggctgcccttctATCATTTTCAATTAGTTAGTCTTGTTTCTGTTGGAAAAAGGAGTCACGACAAGAAGAtcttaaatagtaaaaagatgattttattcaTGTTTAAACATTCTTTACAAATTCCTTTCTTTTGATCAAAGCAAACAATAAGTACCTTTATTTTGATCAAAGGCAATATCAGTAATGGTGATTTTGTACTTGCTGAATATCTGAAAAGGGATGAA
It encodes:
- the LOC124894907 gene encoding ankyrin repeat-containing protein At5g02620-like; amino-acid sequence: MDPILFSAVMRGNIRDVYYHLIRDEEYGYQVTPKGNTVLHVAALYGHSHFAAEVLKISPAMLCCQNKKNETALHIAANEGHTEVVRVLLACVEDHNTSDKLTRITDASGDTALHKAVRSQHLDVVKLLVKEDSEFEFPPNHAQETPLYLAAESGFHDALINILESCNNPTYAAGPSNRTPLHAAVIQEHKDCIRSLWQWNKPLCEEPDLWGWNSLHYAVKLGLKDVVSDMLGWKKSLVYLPAGSENDWTTAIHIAACEGDVNMIKKLLNHCPDCCDTLNSNNQNALHIAVLKNQDKVVRILLGSDKCDSLVDEPDSNGNTPLHLLAASGNHVPELINHPRAKKMSFNKENQTPLDIALSCKVTTKKEKLMEDLSSTGRFGKRDFEVKRKYEYIANPNGETGTGVKMQLNDEMGTRVKMRSREDDHDKAKKADQTVIESTMKIQVLVAAVELVRAS